One genomic window of Streptomyces sp. WP-1 includes the following:
- a CDS encoding vitamin B12-dependent ribonucleotide reductase: MTETASGPARGSRAKGGKTGSKGLHIERIHTTPGVHPYDEVEWVSRDVVMTNWRDGSVNFEQRGVEFPDFWSVNAVNIVTSKYFRGAVGTPQRETGLKQLIDRIVKTYRKAGEDYKYFASPADAEIFEHELAYALLHQIFSFNSPVWFNVGTPQPQQVSACFILAVDDSMESILDWYKEEGMIFKGGSGAGLNLSRIRSSKELLSSGGNASGPVSFMRGADASAGTIKSGGATRRAAKMVVLDVDHPDIEDFIETKVKEEEKIRVLRDAGFDMDLGGDDIASVQYQNANNSVRVNDEFMKAVEAGGDFGLRARMTGEVIEEVDAKSLFRKIAEAAWACADPGIQYDDTINNWHTCPESGRITASNPCSEYMHLDNTSCNLASLNLMKFLKDDGEGHQSFEAERFQKVVELVITAMDISICFADFPTQKIGENTRAFRQLGIGYANLGALLMATGHAYDSEGGRALAAAITSLMTGTAYRRSAELAAVVGPYDGYARNADAHKRVMKQHADANGTAPRMDDLDTPVWAAATEAWQDVVRLGDKNGFRNSQASVLAPTGTIGLAMSCDTTGVEPDLALVKFKKLVGGGSMQIVNGTVPQALRRLGYQEEQIEAIVAHIADHGNVIDAPGLKQEHYEVFDCAMGERAISPMGHVRMMAAIQPWISGAISKTVNMPETATVEEVEEIYFEAWKLGVKALAIYRDNCKVGQPLSAKKKEEEKAEITEKAEDTIRTAVEKVVEYRPVRKRLPKGRPGITTSFTVGGAEGYMTANSYPDDGLGEVFLKMSKQGSTLAGMMDAFSIAVSVGLQYGVPLETYVSKFTNMRFEPAGMTDDPDVRMAQSIVDYIFRRLALDFLPFETRSALGIHSAEERQRHLETGSYEPADDEVDVEGLAQSAPRAQEPTAVATPKAEAESVKPAPKQAHTSAELVEMQLGIQADAPLCFSCGTKMQRAGSCYICEGCGSTSGCS; the protein is encoded by the coding sequence ATGACAGAGACGGCGAGCGGTCCGGCACGAGGTTCCCGCGCCAAGGGCGGCAAGACGGGAAGCAAGGGACTGCACATCGAGCGCATCCACACCACCCCCGGCGTACACCCGTACGACGAGGTCGAGTGGGTGAGCCGTGACGTCGTCATGACCAACTGGCGCGACGGCTCGGTCAACTTCGAGCAGCGTGGCGTCGAGTTCCCCGACTTCTGGTCGGTGAACGCGGTCAACATCGTCACCAGCAAGTACTTCCGCGGTGCCGTCGGCACCCCGCAGCGCGAGACCGGCCTCAAGCAGCTGATCGACCGCATCGTGAAGACGTACCGGAAGGCCGGTGAGGACTACAAGTACTTCGCCTCGCCCGCCGACGCGGAGATCTTCGAGCACGAGCTCGCCTACGCGCTCCTGCACCAGATCTTCAGCTTCAACAGCCCGGTCTGGTTCAACGTCGGCACCCCGCAGCCCCAGCAGGTCTCCGCCTGCTTCATCCTGGCCGTCGACGACTCCATGGAGTCGATCCTCGACTGGTACAAGGAAGAGGGCATGATCTTCAAGGGCGGTTCGGGCGCCGGCCTGAACCTGTCCCGCATCCGCTCCTCCAAGGAACTGCTCTCCTCCGGCGGCAACGCCTCGGGCCCGGTCTCCTTCATGCGCGGCGCCGACGCCTCCGCCGGCACCATCAAGTCCGGTGGCGCCACCCGCCGCGCCGCCAAGATGGTCGTGCTCGACGTCGACCACCCCGACATCGAGGACTTCATCGAGACCAAGGTCAAGGAGGAGGAGAAGATCCGCGTCCTGCGCGACGCGGGCTTCGACATGGACCTGGGCGGCGACGACATCGCCTCCGTCCAGTACCAGAACGCCAACAACTCGGTCCGTGTGAACGACGAGTTCATGAAGGCCGTCGAGGCGGGCGGCGACTTCGGGCTGCGCGCCCGGATGACCGGCGAGGTCATCGAGGAGGTCGACGCCAAGTCCCTCTTCCGCAAGATCGCCGAGGCCGCTTGGGCCTGCGCCGACCCGGGCATCCAGTACGACGACACGATCAACAACTGGCACACCTGCCCCGAGTCCGGCCGGATCACCGCGTCGAACCCGTGCAGCGAGTACATGCACCTGGACAACACGTCCTGCAACCTCGCCTCGCTGAACCTGATGAAGTTCCTGAAGGACGACGGCGAGGGCCACCAGTCCTTCGAGGCCGAGCGCTTCCAGAAGGTCGTCGAGCTGGTCATCACCGCGATGGACATCTCGATCTGCTTCGCGGACTTCCCGACCCAGAAGATCGGCGAGAACACCCGCGCCTTCCGCCAGCTCGGCATCGGCTACGCCAACCTCGGCGCCCTGCTGATGGCCACCGGCCACGCGTACGACTCCGAGGGCGGCCGCGCCCTGGCCGCCGCCATCACCTCCCTGATGACCGGCACCGCCTACCGCCGCTCCGCCGAACTGGCCGCGGTCGTCGGCCCGTACGACGGCTACGCCCGCAACGCGGACGCCCACAAGCGCGTCATGAAGCAGCACGCCGACGCCAACGGCACGGCCCCGCGCATGGACGACCTGGACACCCCGGTGTGGGCCGCCGCCACGGAGGCCTGGCAGGACGTGGTCCGCCTCGGCGACAAGAACGGCTTCCGCAACTCCCAGGCGTCCGTGCTCGCCCCGACCGGCACCATCGGTCTGGCGATGTCCTGCGACACCACCGGCGTCGAGCCCGACCTCGCGCTCGTGAAGTTCAAGAAGCTCGTCGGCGGCGGCTCGATGCAGATCGTCAACGGCACCGTGCCGCAGGCCCTGCGCCGCCTGGGCTACCAGGAGGAGCAGATCGAGGCGATCGTCGCCCACATCGCCGACCACGGCAATGTGATCGACGCCCCCGGTCTCAAGCAGGAGCACTACGAGGTCTTCGACTGCGCCATGGGCGAGCGGGCCATCTCCCCGATGGGCCACGTCCGCATGATGGCCGCGATCCAGCCGTGGATCTCCGGCGCGATCTCCAAGACGGTCAACATGCCGGAGACGGCGACCGTCGAGGAGGTCGAGGAGATCTACTTCGAGGCGTGGAAGCTCGGCGTCAAGGCGCTCGCGATCTACCGGGACAACTGCAAGGTCGGCCAGCCGCTCTCCGCCAAGAAGAAGGAGGAGGAGAAGGCCGAGATCACCGAGAAGGCCGAGGACACGATCCGTACCGCGGTCGAGAAGGTCGTCGAGTACCGCCCGGTCCGCAAGCGCCTTCCGAAGGGCCGTCCCGGCATCACCACGTCGTTCACCGTCGGCGGCGCCGAGGGCTACATGACCGCCAACTCCTACCCGGACGACGGTCTCGGCGAGGTCTTCCTGAAGATGTCCAAGCAGGGCTCGACCCTCGCGGGCATGATGGACGCCTTCTCCATCGCGGTCTCCGTCGGCCTCCAGTACGGCGTGCCGCTGGAGACGTACGTCTCGAAGTTCACCAACATGCGCTTCGAGCCGGCCGGTATGACGGACGACCCGGACGTGCGGATGGCGCAGTCCATCGTGGACTACATCTTCCGCCGCCTGGCGCTGGACTTCCTGCCCTTCGAGACCCGCTCCGCGCTCGGCATCCACTCCGCCGAGGAGCGCCAGCGGCACCTGGAGACCGGTTCCTACGAGCCGGCCGACGACGAGGTCGACGTCGAGGGCCTGGCCCAGTCGGCGCCCCGCGCCCAGGAGCCGACGGCCGTCGCCACGCCGAAGGCCGAGGCCGAGTCCGTGAAGCCCGCCCCGAAGCAGGCCCACACCAGCGCCGAACTGGTGGAGATGCAGCTGGGCATCCAGGCCGACGCCCCGCTCTGCTTCTCCTGCGGCACCAAGATGCAGCGCGCCGGCTCCTGCTACATCTGCGAGGGCTGCGGCTCGACGAGCGGCTGCAGCTGA
- the nrdR gene encoding transcriptional regulator NrdR, whose product MHCPFCRHPDSRVVDSRTTDDGTSIRRRRQCPDCSRRFTTVETCSLMVVKRSGVTEPFSRTKVINGVRKACQGRPVTEDALAQLGQRVEEAVRATGSAELTTHDVGLAILGPLQELDLVAYLRFASVYRAFDSLEDFEAAIAELRQATRGPAADGTDPADGTAEAAGSQEDERGSGGTSQVPQPAQAAD is encoded by the coding sequence ATGCACTGCCCCTTCTGCAGGCACCCCGACAGCCGTGTGGTCGACAGTCGTACGACCGACGACGGCACGTCGATCCGCAGGCGCCGCCAGTGCCCCGACTGCTCCCGTCGTTTCACGACCGTGGAGACGTGCTCGCTCATGGTGGTGAAGCGGTCCGGAGTCACCGAGCCCTTCAGCCGTACCAAGGTCATCAACGGCGTGCGCAAGGCGTGCCAGGGGCGGCCCGTCACCGAGGACGCGCTCGCCCAGCTCGGCCAGCGGGTCGAGGAGGCCGTACGGGCCACCGGCAGCGCCGAGCTGACCACCCACGACGTGGGCCTGGCCATACTCGGCCCGTTGCAGGAGCTCGACCTCGTCGCCTATCTGCGGTTCGCCTCGGTCTACCGGGCGTTCGACTCGCTGGAGGACTTCGAGGCGGCCATCGCGGAGCTGAGGCAGGCGACGCGCGGCCCCGCCGCGGACGGGACGGACCCGGCGGACGGGACGGCCGAGGCCGCGGGGAGCCAGGAAGACGAACGCGGGAGCGGCGGGACCTCCCAGGTCCCCCAGCCCGCGCAAGCCGCCGACTGA